A single region of the Ictalurus punctatus breed USDA103 chromosome 26, Coco_2.0, whole genome shotgun sequence genome encodes:
- the raph1b gene encoding ras-associated and pleckstrin homology domains-containing protein 1b isoform X5: MDMMTVCWRGQEEQAAKAKAEKIRVALEKIKEAQVKKLVIRVHMSDESSKTMMVDERQSVRQVLDSLLDKSHCGYSPDWALVETITELQMERIFEDHENLVENLLNWTRDSQNKLMFIERIEKYALFKNPQNYLLGKKETSEMADRNKEALLEECFCGGSVSVPEIEGVLWLKDDGKKSWKKRYFLLRASGIYFVPKGKAKASKDLVCFLQLDHVNVYYGQDYRSKYKAPTDYCLALKHPQIQKKSQYIKYLCCDDVRTLHQWVNGIRIAKYGKQLYLNYQEAMKRTEAAYDWSSLSSSSIKSGTSSVSNPESQSNHSSQTDSGVSDGTSSTHARSQSVVSSIFSEAWKRGTQMEESTRTRPESTRSSHSIHSVHSGHSSHAHYNTLHLAQQQHTAASVHLQQHVQPQSNSVPHPHAQSALQPRSSITQTSIQAPPMPSPAPPHPAPTPPKLSQVLPQSSPVLPQPSPAPPKLSPVLLQSSPVLPLPSPVLAQSSPAPPPPPPPPPPPPPPVCFHHYSGPHIFAKYSTINRLKNASQAAKPHPQAQQVLPVPSPQPLKPHINNIPPGANAPPPPPPPPPAPMPAPGSAMAVLKLGPPSPATVPQFMPPPPPSPPLPSPPPPPTQSHPLPPPPPPAAIQSHSFPPPPAPVQSHSFPPPPPPATIQSHLFPPPPEPIQCQALPPPPPPAPIQSHPLAPPPLPIQSQPFPPPPPIQSQSLPSPPPSPFRSDAFPPPPPPLQTNSLPPPPPAQPAPPPLTSNGLKHILAQKFPSIPRDVSPSGSQTQSPPPPPPPPPPPPPTPPAPPLPPQQLPSLAPPPPPPPPPPPPPAPGPPRALPKIFPGAFPPQTAPKPSGVTMQVSPVAPLFPGPPPPPPPPPPPPPPPAPVKSHPPPTLPKQQSITKTMPPLNQTSTTSSLVKQLASQFPGAVPLVANHVETHKPPLSAPAVKTKPKWQPGGQVQQQQRSPEFPPPPPDTTLSFPAPPPPCPPPPPPPGPAPPPPPPLPPSHLSSPMKAPSGSYGGNKKPPPTPLRNSSVKFNSSAEYQESRQNLVSKFNPSTASTASVSSGSPSKDYFTGPPAPPKPGKLNLANLPLALQNRVGQNQQPSTHFPSHAPTENNSFPPPPPPPPPPPHISDLPPPPPLPGTPKVAVVNPQPQPTWSKNSLKKTAPPTSLRRNNTNPEPPSVSPPLQGGPAPSTSTKGSTQPNFLEDLNRTLRRKSLRNSAAKLDPVATMDDMVLPPPPPELLDQQRHSGSGYISSNISGYATIRRGPPPAPPKRDNGTKLTN; the protein is encoded by the exons ATGGACATGATGACAGTGTGTTGGAGGGGACAG GAGGAGCAGGCTGCCAAAGCAAAGGCGGAAAAAATCCGTGTGGCTCTGGAGAAAATTAAAGAAGCACAGGTCAAAAAG CTGGTGATCCGCGTGCACATGTCGGACGAGAGCTCGAAGACGATGATGGTGGACGAGCGGCAGAGTGTAAGGCAGGTGCTGGACAGCCTGCTGGATAAGTCCCACTGCGGATACAGTCCTGACTGGGCTCTGGTGGAGACCATCACCGAGCTACAGATGG agCGTATTTTTGAGGACCATGAGAACCTGGTGGAGAACCTGCTTAACTGGACCAGAGACAGCCAGAACAAGCTGATGTTCATCGAGCGTATTGAGAAGTATGCGCTCTTCAAGAACCCGCAG AACTACCTACTGGGAAAAAAGGAGACTTCTGAGATGGCCGACAGAAACAAGGAGGCACTGCTGGAG gagtgtttCTGCGGTGGCTCTGTATCAGTGCCAGAGATTGAGGGAGTGCTCTGGCTGAAGGATGATGGGAAAAAGTCATGGAAGAAGCGCTACTTCTTACTACGAGCGTCTGGCATTTACTTTGTGCCTAAGGGCAAggccaag GCCTCTAAAGACTTGGTGTGCTTCCTGCAACTGGatcatgtaaatgtttattacgGACAAGACTACCGGAGCAAGTATAAAGCTCCCACTGACTACTGCCTCGCCCTCaag CACCCTCAGATTCAGAAGAAGTCTCAGTACATCAAGTATCTGTGCTGCGATGATGTCAGAACCCTGCACCAATGGGTCAACGGCATCCGCATTGCCAAG TATGGGAAGCAGCTGTACCTGAACTATCAGGAGGCTATGAAACGCACTGAGGCCGCTTACGACTGGTCTTCTCTATCCAGCTCCAGCATCAAGTCTGGCACCAGCTCAGTCAGCAACCCTG AGTCACAATCCAACCACTCCAGTCAGACGGACAGCGGGGTGTCAGATGGCACCTCGTCCACACATGCGCGCTCACAGAGTGTCGTCAGCTCCATCTTCTCCGAGGCCTGGAagagaggcacacagatggAGGAGAGTACCAGA aCGAGACCAGAGTCAACGCGTTCAAGCCATTCTATCCACAGTGTCCATAGTGGCCACTCCAGCCATGCACACTATAACACTCTTCATTTGGCGCAGCAGCAGCATACAGCTGCCTCAGTGCATTTGCAGCAGCATGTGCAGCCTCAGTCAAATTCAGTGCCACACCCACATGCACAGTCAGCCTTGCAACCTCGTAGTAGCATTACTCAAACCTCCATTCAAGCTCCTCCCATGCCATCTCCAGCTCCTCCCCATCCTGCTCCAACTCCACCCAAGCTCTCTCAAGTTCTACCCCAATCCTCTCCAGTTCTGCCCCAGCCCTCTCCAGCTCCACCCAAGCTTTCTCCAGTCCTACTCCAGTCCTCTCCAGTTCTGCCCCTGCCCTCTCCAGTACTGGCCCAATCCTCTCCAGCTCCACCCCCACCGCCACCACCTCCTCCGCCACCCCCTCCTCCTGTCTGCTTCCATCACTACTCAGGCCCACATATATTTGCCAAATACAGCACCATCAACCGCCTGAAGAATGCCTCTCAGGCTGCTAAGCCACACCCCCAAGCACAGCAGGTGCTTCCAGTACCATCCCCTCAGCCTTTGAAGCCCCACATCAACAATATTCCACCAGGAGCAAAtgccccacccccaccaccacctcctccaccagCACCTATGCCTGCTCCAGGTTCAGCAATGGCCGTCCTAAAACTTGGCCCTCCAAGCCCAGCCACTGTGCCTCAGTTCATGCCACCACCCCCACCTTCTCCACCACTGCCatctccacctccaccaccaacCCAGTCCCACCCtcttcctccacctccacctccagcaGCTATCCAATCCCACTCTTTTCCCCCACCTCCAGCACCTGTCCAATCCCACTCTtttcccccacccccacctccaGCAACTATCCAATCCCACCTTTTTCCCCCACCTCCAGAACCTATCCAGTGTCAAGCTttacccccaccaccacctccagCACCTATTCAATCCCACCCCCTTGCTCCACCTCCACTACCTATCCAGTCCCAGCCTtttcctccacctccacctatCCAGTCTCAAAGTCTTCCATCTCCACCACCATCCCCCTTCCGATCTGATGCTTTTCCCCCTCCGCCACCTCCACTGCAAACCAACAGCCTGCCTCCTCCACCCCCGGCACAACCAGCCCCACCTCCATTAACTTCCAATGGCCTCAAACACATTCTAGCCCAGAAGTTCCCCAGCATACCCAGGGATGTATCCCCTTCAGGCAGTCAAACTCAGTCGCCACCAccccctccacctcctccaccaccaccaccccccacTCCTCCTGCCCCTCCTCTCCCACCTCAGCAGCTTCCTTCTCTagcaccacctccacctccccctcctccacctcccccaCCACCTGCCCCAGGGCCACCTCGAGCGTTGCCCAAAATCTTTCCTGGAGCATTTCCACCTCAAACTGCACCAAAACCATCAGGCGTCACCATGCAAGTGTCTCCAGTTGCACCTCTTTTTCCAggtcctcctccacctcctccacctccaccaccacctccacccccTCCTGCACCAGTGAAATCTCATCCACCACCTACACTACCcaagcagcagagcatcacCAAGACGATGCCCCCTTTGAACCAGACCTCTACTACATCATCTTTGGTCAAACAGCTTGCCAGCCAGTTTCCAGGTGCCGTTCCCTTAGTGGCCAACCATGTAGAAACTCACAAACCTCCACTATCAGCACCTGCAGTTAAAACTAAACCAAAATGGCAACCTGGTGGACAAGTTCAGCAGCAACAGCGGTCACCTGAGTTTCCACCACCACCTCCGGATACTACACTCTCTTTCCCAGCACCACCACCCCCAtgtccacctcctccacctcccccaggtccagcaccaccacctccacctccactgCCCCCTTCACATCTAAGTTCTCCAATGAAGGCCCCCTCTGGATCCTATGGCGGAAACAAGAAGCCTCCCCCGACCCCTCTACGCAACTCTAGTGTCAAGTTCAACTCTTCAGCCGAATACCAGGAGTCCCGCCAAAATCTAGTGAGCAAGTTCAACCCCAGCACAGCTTCTACTGCTTCCGTGTCTTCTGGTTCTCCTTCGAAGGATTATTTTACTGGACCACCTGCACCACCTAAACCTGGCAAACTGAACCTGGCCAATCTACCACTGGCTTTGCAGAACAGAGTGGGTCAAAACCAGCAGCCCAGCACACATTTTCCCTCCCATGCTCCAACTGAGAATAACAGctttcctcctccccctcctcctcctcctcctcctccacataTATCAGATCTCCCACCTCCACCGCCCCTACCAGGCACCCCAAAAGTTGCTGTGGTGAACCCCCAGCCCCAGCCTACATGGAGCAAGAACTCCCTGAAGAAGACAGCACCTCCTACGTCACTGCGCCGCAACAATACAAATCCAGAGCCTCCATCAGTATCTCCACCTCTTCAGGGAGGGCCCGCACCTTCAACCTCTACAAAGGGAAGCACTCAGCCAAACTTTCTAGAGGACTTGAACCGGACTCTAAGGCGCAAGTCTTTGCGAAACTCTGCAGCCAAGTTGGACCCTGTGGCCACCATGGATGACATGGTACTGCCTCCACCTCCTCCAGAGCTTCTTGACCAGCAAAGACATAGTGGGAGTGGGTATATATCCAGCAACATCTCTGGCTATGCAACAATAAGGCGAGGCCCACCTCCTGCCCCACCTAAACGGGACAACGGCACCAAACTGACAAACTGA
- the alg11 gene encoding GDP-Man:Man(3)GlcNAc(2)-PP-Dol alpha-1,2-mannosyltransferase, with amino-acid sequence MTGHDHLSICLCDLIRLLGSLLLPCFYLCLVLTGVLFLFVAGIRTWLQSSRRVRRAQDGRPAVAFFHPYCNAGGGGERVLWCAIRALQNRYTDVDFVIYTGDQGVTGEQIVDGARRRFNIRLPRPVRFTFLKHRLLVEASLYPHFTLLGQSIGSLFLGWEALTSFTPDLYIDSMGYAFTLPVFRYLGGCRVASYVHYPTISTDMLSVVRDRNPRFNNADYITNNPILSAIKAVYYCAFALLYGLAGSCSDVIMVNSTWTLGHILALWRAPNRTSVVYPPCDVQAFLDVPLEEEEDKDGVRKCHSIVSVAQFRPEKDHRLQVRAFRKLLDRRRGEPGSRELVKLVLIGGCRNQEDEDRVLMLRGLCQELGVADSVEFKLNIPFEELKKELVDATIGLHTMWNEHFGIGVVECMAAGTVILAHRSGGPKLDIVVPYDGGITGFLADDEESYSDAMERIFTMTPAARLEIRRRARQSVSRFSDQEFEASFLAAMEPLMGTLER; translated from the exons ATGACTGGGCACGATCACCTGTCTATCTGTTTGTGCGATTTAATCAG ATTGTTGGGGTCGCTGCTCTTGCCATGCTTCTACCTGTGTCTCGTCCTGACGGGAGTGCTTTTCCTGTTTGTCGCGGGGATTCGCACTTGGCTTCAGTCCAGCAGGAGAGTACGCCGAGCTCAAGATGGACGACCCGCGGTCGCCTTCTTCCACCCTTATTGTAATGCAGGAGGTGGAGGAGAGCGAGTGCTCTGGTGTGCCATTAGAGCTCTGCAGAACAG GTACACAGATGTGGATTTCGTAATTTACACAGGCGATCAAGGTGTTACGGGCGAGCAGATTGTGGACGGTGCTCGTCGCCGCTTTAACATCCGCCTACCACGTCCAGTCCGCTTTACCTTCCTGAAACATCGGCTTTTGGTGGAGGCCAGTCTTTACCCCCACTTCACCCTGCTGGGCCAGAGCATCGGCTCACTTTTCTTAGGCTGGGAGGCGCTCACGTCCTTTACGCCTGATCTCTACATTGACTCCATGGGCTACGCCTTCACACTGCCTGTCTTCCGTTACCTGGGTGGATGCAGAGTGGCGAGCTATGTGCACTACCCCACCATCAGCACAGACATGCTGTCAGTGGTTCGCGACAGAAACCCCAG GTTCAACAATGCAGACTACATCACTAATAACCCTATTCTGAGTGCCATTAAGGCAGTGTATTACTGCGCCTTTGCCCTGCTGTATGGTCTCGCCGGCTCCTGCAGTGACGTGATCATGGTCAACTCTACCTGGACGCTGGGTCACATCCTGGCACTGTGGCGTGCCCCGAACCGCACCAGCGTTGTCTACCCACCATGTGATGTCCAGGCCTTCCTTGATGTCCCcctggaggaagaggaggacaaGGACGGAGTCAGGAAGTGCCACTCCATAGTGTCGGTGGCCCAGTTTCGCCCAGAGAAGGACCACCGGCTGCAGGTCAGAGCCTTCCGGAAACTTCTGGACAGACGTAGGGGGGAGCCCGGCAGTAGGGAGCTGGTTAAGCTGGTGCTGATTGGTGGATGCCGGAATCAGGAAGATGAGGACAGGGTGCTGATGCTGAGGGGGCTGTGCCAGGAGCTGGGCGTGGCCGATAGTGTGGAGTTTAAGCTGAACATCCCGTTTGAGGAGCTGAAGAAGGAGTTAGTGGACGCTACGATCGGCCTGCACACCATGTGGAACGAACATTTTGGCATTG gtgTGGTTGAGTGCATGGCTGCTGGGACAGTGATCCTGGCCCACAGGTCTGGTGGTCCTAAGCTGGATATCGTCGTGCCATATGATGGCGGCATCACAGGTTTCCTGGCTGATGATGAAGAAAGCTACTCCGATGCGATGGAGCGAATCTTCACCATGACGCCGGCAGCACGACTCGAGATCCGCCGTCGGGCACGTCAGTCTGTCAGCCGCTTCTCGGATCAGGAGTTTGAGGCATCCTTTTTGGCAGCCATGGAGCCTCTGATGGGCACTTTGGAGCGATGA
- the spp2 gene encoding secreted phosphoprotein 24: MRCCVLLVLFLQYLGGSGLPLFELSSKADDALRMALDEINARYARLHLYRVSKATVTRVVPLGMNTYDMMLKFGIRETECRKGSGIDPQGCAYRRGFFVLEAGCHIRARLSERLTNIVSLKCSPAQSSSSESSEEVWTGWHYDPNRLARRDPVPSTGTPSSHAPPPIHPGRYGDINIGEDYMSNHLE, encoded by the exons ATGAGGTGCTGTGTTCTGCTCGTGCTGTTTCTCCAATATCTGGGAGGTTCAG GCCTCCCTCTGTTTGAACTGAGTTCTAAAGCAGACGATGCACTAAGGATGGCCCTAGACGAGATCAACGCTCGTTATGCTCGGCTTCACCTCTACAGGGTGTCCAAGGCTACAGTCACAAGA GTTGTTCCACTGGGGATGAACACGTATGATATGATGCTGAAATTTGGGATAAGGGAGACAGAATGTCGGAAGGGCTCTGGGATTGACCCTCAGGGCTGCGCGTACCGTAGAGGCTTCTTTGTG TTGGAGGCAGGCTGCCACATCAGAGCACGTTTGTCTGAGAGACTCACCAATATTGTCTCCCTAAAATGCAGCCCGGCACAAAGTTCTAGCTCCGAGTCCAGTGAAGAG GTGTGGACCGGATGGCACTACGATCCAAATCGCCTTGCCCGTAGAG ACCCTGTACCTTCGACTGGGACTCCAAGCTCTCACGCACCTCCACCGATACATCCTGGGCGCTATGGTGACATCAACATTGGTGAAGATTATATGAGCAACCATCTGGAATAA